The segment ATCCGGCTTAACAATAGTTGCAGACTATTTTCTTATAGCAACTGGCCGCTCTTCGGTACACGTTAAGTCTCTTGCCGACGATTTGGAGGAAACACTTGCAAAACAAGGCATACTCCCAATACGTAAAGAAGGATACAGCGAGGGAAGATGGATAGTTCTTGATTTTGGCGATATACTTGTTCATATTTTTCATAAGGACGAGAGGGAGTTTTACAATATCGAAAGGTTATGGACGGACGGAAACAATATAATGAATTATAGTGATGAAGATAAAGAGTAAGATAAGATATTTAAAATTAACTTAAAAAGGGAACGGCAAAAACGTTCCCTTTTTTGTATCTGTTTTAAATATTTACAGGCTTTGTATACTCATCCAATCGTGAAGATAGCTTGTTATACGCTCTTTTTCTTCGCTTCTGATGTTTTTAGGGTTATATTTAATACCTGTTCCAAATGTCAGTGTATGCTTTTTCTTATCTACATAAATCGGATAAAAAGTAGTACATTTTTTTGCCCGTTTATAATACTGCTCGGCAATTGTAAAAAAGCCTGTATAAAATTCTGCCACTCCGT is part of the Eubacteriales bacterium genome and harbors:
- the rsfS gene encoding ribosome silencing factor, producing the protein MNQEFSGMVMDFARILSSKQADDIVCINVSGLTIVADYFLIATGRSSVHVKSLADDLEETLAKQGILPIRKEGYSEGRWIVLDFGDILVHIFHKDEREFYNIERLWTDGNNIMNYSDEDKE